The genomic region GTCCGCGACGGATTGATCGTCCGGCGCACCCAGCTGACCAATACGATCCGCGGCCATGCGGCGGAGTATGGCCTGATCGCACCCAAAGGACTGGACGCGATCGAGCCACTGCTGGCGCGGATTGCGCAGGACGAGACGCTTCCCGCCCTGGCACGCGAGCTGTTTGTGGTGCTGGGCCGGGAGCGCGCCAGGCTCGAGGGTGAGTTGAAGGCGGTTGAGGCCAAGCTGATGGCCTGGCACCGCGGCGATGCCACGGGCCGGCGCCTGGCTGAGATCCCCTCGGTCGGTCCGATCGTTGCAACCGCGCTGGTGATGAAGACACCTGATCCGCACGCGTTCCGTTCTGGTCGTCATTTTGCGGCCTGGCTGGGATTGACACCCAAGGACCACTCTACCGCCGGCAGGACCAGGCTTGGCAAGATCACGCGGGCGGGCGATGAGGACCTGCGCCGTCTGCTGGTCATCGGGGCCACGGCGGTGATCCAGCAGGCCAGGCGCGGACGCGGTCATCACTCGCGCTGGCTGCTGGCCCTGATCCAGCGCAAGCCGCCGAAGCTTGCGGCCGTGGCGCTTGCCAACAAAGTAGCCCGTATCGCCTGGAAGTTGATGGCGACGGGCGAGAGTTACGAGGCGGCACGGATCAAGCCCATGACAGCCGCCGCCTAATCGATTGGCCGGCCGGCGGGCTCGCTCGCCGGTCGACCCGGAG from Bradyrhizobium elkanii USDA 76 harbors:
- a CDS encoding IS110 family transposase, producing the protein MNQIIRIGIDTSKYIFVLHGVDAAEQVVLRKKLSRKQVLEFFAKLPPTVIGMEACGASQHWARELSKLGHEVKLMAPQLVKPYVMRNKNDGRDAEGLCEAMSRRSMRFVPVKTAEQQAALMLMGVRDGLIVRRTQLTNTIRGHAAEYGLIAPKGLDAIEPLLARIAQDETLPALARELFVVLGRERARLEGELKAVEAKLMAWHRGDATGRRLAEIPSVGPIVATALVMKTPDPHAFRSGRHFAAWLGLTPKDHSTAGRTRLGKITRAGDEDLRRLLVIGATAVIQQARRGRGHHSRWLLALIQRKPPKLAAVALANKVARIAWKLMATGESYEAARIKPMTAAA